The following proteins are co-located in the Oryzias melastigma strain HK-1 unplaced genomic scaffold, ASM292280v2 sc03565, whole genome shotgun sequence genome:
- the LOC112140674 gene encoding autophagy-related protein 2 homolog A-like yields the protein MSRWLFPWSGSIKKRACRYLLQHYLGHFLQERLSLDQLGLDLYNGSGVIKEINLDVWAVNELLDSLGAPLEIVDGFVSSIKVTIPWQALLTDHCTLEVSGLQITCRPKYRTSGGWDSQGWSSSMTSSMQLAQECLKDPPEASEEPPAPLEGLEMFAETIETGEQNLSISHFEKDTHSYSKVY from the exons ATGTCTCGCTGGCTTTTCCCCTGGTCCGGCTCGATCAAGAAGCGGGCCTGTCGGTACCTTTTACAACACTACCTCGGTCACTTCTTGCAGGAACGACTGAGCTTGGATCAGCTCGGCTTGGACCTGTATAACGGCAGTGGTGTCATCAAGGAAATCAACCTCGATGTGTGG GCAGTCAACGAGCTTCTGGACTCTCTTGGAGCTCCTCTAGAAATAGTAGATGGCTTTGTGAGCAGCATCAAGGTGACCATCCCCTGGCAGGCTCTTCTGACTGACCACTGCACTTTAGAGGTTTCTGGCCTTCAGATAACATGCAGACCCAAATATCGAACCA GTGGGGGATGGGATTCACAAGGCTGGTCATCCAGCATGACCTCCAGCATGCAGTTGGCCCAGGAGTGCCTGAAAGACCCCCCAGAAGCATCCGAGGAGCCTCCTGCCCCGCTGGAAGGCCTTGAGATGTTTGCAGAGACTATTGAGACAGGTGAGCAAAACCTCAGTATTTCACACTTTGAAAAAGACACTCATTCATACAGTAAAGTCTATTGA